The Sebastes fasciatus isolate fSebFas1 chromosome 22, fSebFas1.pri, whole genome shotgun sequence genome includes the window ATACTGGCTCTCGTCGGCTCCCAtgtcctcatcttcatcatcatcatggtcctcctcctcctggtcctcctctccgtcctccCAGCTGGGAGGTCCTGGTTCAAAGACGTCCACGCAGGGGGAGAAGAGAGTCTGTTTCGGAGGGGACTGAGTGGCCCGAGGCgagggggagagggaggaagcGTGGCCGGAGGAAGTTCCACCTTTGTTGGACTGGTGCAGAGCAGTGAGGGGGTCAAGCAGTAGAGCTGGGGCTGGGAGGGAAGTAGAAGACAGGGCTGGAGGGGtggggagggaaggaggagaagaaggaaggGATGAGGGTGAGGATGGGGAGAGGGCAGCCGGGGGAGACTGGGAAGCGATAGAAGATTCGGACTCTATAGTTATGGCTgggcaggaggaagagggggatgTTATGAAAGTGAGCACTGGGACCGGAGTGGACAGTGAGCCTGATCTAGAACCAACACTAGAGCATGATCCAGAAGCAGAACTAAAACCAGCCTGGACATTTGATGGTAATGGGCCGATAAGGTCTTGCTTTTGAGACAGGACCAGAGAAGGACCTGAATCGGCTGGTACTGCAGCTGGATATAGGCAAGATACAAGAACAGCAACAGACCCTGGGTGTTGGGGCAAGCCTGACGTTGGGCTGGGAGGAACCAGGACTGGACCTGTCCCGGGTGACAGTTCTGGAATCTGGCAATGGGCTAATGAAGGTACATCTGTAGCAAGGGTAAGGTTTGAATGTGCAGGATTTACAATCGGATTAGTTTCACAGTCTGGGGCTATGGTGATTTTAGGTTGTAAGATTGGCACAAGGGTAAGGCTTGAAGGTACTGGGTCTGGAGCTTTTgtatgatttttaagtattgggTCTGGAAAGGGGCTAAGGTTTGAGGGTATTGGTTCTGGAACTTGGGTCAAGTTTGAAGGTACCGGGGTAGGAGTTTGGGTAAGGTTTGAAGGTATCGGGGGTGGAGCTTGGGTAAGGTTTGAAGCTGTCGGGCCAGGAGCTCGGGTAAGGTTTGAAGGTACTGGGGCTGGAGCTTGGGTAAGGTTTGAAGGTACCGTGGTTGGAGTTCGGGTAAGGTTTGAAGGTAACGGGGCTGGTGCTTGGGTAAGGTTTGAAGGTACTGGGGCTGGAGCTTGGGTAAGGTTTGATGGTACCGGGGTTGGTGCTTGGGTAAGGTTTGAAGGCAACAGGGCTGGTGCTTGGGTAAGGTTTGAAGGTACTGGGGCTGGAGCTTGGGTAACGTTTAAAGGTACCAGGGCAGGAGCTTGGGTAAGGTTTGAAGGTACTAGGGTGGGAGCTTGGGTAAGGTTTGAAGGTACTGGGGCTGGTGCTTGGGTTAGGTTTGAAGGTACTGGGGCTGGAGCTTGGGTAACTTTTGAATGTACCAGGGTAGGAGCTTGGGTAAGGTTTGAAGGTACTGGGGCTGGAGCTTGGGTAACGTTTGAAGGTACCAGGGTAGGAGCTTGGGTAAGGTTTGAAGGTACCAGGGTAGGAGCTTGGGTAAGGTTTGAAGGTACTGGGGCTGGAGCTTGGGTAAGGTTTGAAGATACTGGAGTTGGACCTTGGGTAAGGTTTGAAGGTACTGGGGCTGGAGCTTGGGTAAGGCTTGACAGTGCCAGGATTGGCACATGGCTAGGATTTGGGTCCGGGATCGGGAGACTAGCAGAGCCTATTATCATGGCCAAAGCTCTTCCAAGATCTGGGGATGGTACTGAGGTTGGGCTACTAGGAACGTTGGCATTATCAAAAGTTCTTGTTAGATCGAGGGTTTGGAGGGTTCGGTTGGCTGTAGGGCTGTCAGAAGTGCTAGCTGTTGGCGTAGAAGTGCCTGACATTGAGGTGATATTTGGGGCAGGGGTAGTTTTGGGGTCCTCTGCTGGACCCTCAATGCTTATTACTTGGATGGAGGGGAGTGTTGGGTCAACAACACTTGGACTAGGGGGTGTAATTGGGCTACCGGTGCTAACTATTGGGCTACACGCTGCTAGGTCAAGCCGTTGCTTTATGGGAGACGTAGTTACAACAGGAAGAGCCACCTCTGAACCGGGAGAGGGCAGAGGCAGAGGGGAGGATGCCCCGGTAACAACCGCCACCGTAACAGTCTGGTTGGGAACCAATGAGTCCGTGGCAACGGGTTCCTGTGCTCCGGCAGCGTCTTCATCAATGATGTCAATGGCCACCGTGGCAACCATCCTCTCAGAACCAAATCGTGTCTCATTTACCTCCAAACTGGTTGCCGCGGCAGTGATGATCTCCATGGTGACATCTAGAGGGAGGGGCGCGGCCTCGCTGGGCGTGGTGGCGTGGCTTGTGTCAGTCTCGTACGTGACAGGTGCCGATagggaggagctacatggagagGAGGGGCAGCAGGAGTCGCAGGAACAACTGGAGCTACAGGAAAGATAACACTTAaaaagttagaatctatggccccgaccatggctctgaaatatcagtaagttcaaatctatggccccgaccatggctcttaGTACTACTGCTTCTTTCCCTGTGGTGTTACTAGTTACCTGTTGTTTATTGTTACCTGTTGTCGGAGCTGAGTGAGGACGGACCGTCGCTGAGCGGCCGGTGCAGTAGCGGGTCGTGCTGTGTGAGCAGGTGGGGGTCGGCGGTGCGGGGGGGCTGTGGGTAACGTGGGGTGGTGAACACGGAGCTGTAGGGTGGGGGCGGGGTGGAGGGTTGAGCCGCCACCTCCTCGTAGGACGGCAGCTTCAGAGATGCCAGGAAACCTAAAAACAGAAGAGGTGAGCAAGTAGTTTGAAACTGATGATtgttttaaacctgcaataacatTGGCTAACATTTTCTtatttccacatccagcagGTTCAGAGCAACATGATGATTCATTAGGAGTCTCCTGATGAACGTAAGTCCaatgttctctctcttttagctctgtttttggtctccaccaactcctgaggagTAAATGCTACGTTCACCAGCTACTCTCTAGAGCAGTCAGAGTGAACcagaacagtaaagttgtgggccggcttctatactctttgtccGAGCTGTAAATTCCCTCAGAGTCGTCACGGCGACAGATTAAAAAGGCGGCTcatcacaaagagacagaaaacaaacagttgAATTTGTTGTGTCTTACTGAGGTCCAGCATGGAGGACGGGTAGGAGTTGGCTCCATGGTAGGCCAGCAGGCTGATCTCTcgctgcctctgctgctgctgaactcTCAGTTTGGCTCGACGGTGTCGGTAcgcacagcagcagctgaacagGATGAGGACGGTCCACAGCAGCCAGAACCCTGAACACAACATTACAGCCGTATGGGTCAAAAACACGACTTCAACTGGCATTACAGAGCTCAACAGTGAGGTTCCGGAAGTGAGAATCCCATCCAGTGCCGTAGAAGTCCGtaagataaaatataagaaGTTTTATTTGCGATGTCATGGAGGTACTACACTACCCACAATCCTAAAGTGTAACAGCGAcatctctgattggtcaacttgttctcactcccaactcgtcaaatactaaCGATTCACgggactcacaggactgatgatactaacaactcacgtgactaTAGACTCACGGTACTGATGATGATACCGACGACTCTACCGACGTGACTAGTGACTCACCTGAATAGTAACTTACGatactgacgatactaacgactcacatgactaacgactcacgcgAGTAATGACTTACGTTAATGACTATACTAACAACTCAGGTGACTAaagactcacgtgactcacagaaCTAACGACGCTAACGATCcgcgtgactaacgactcacatgactagtGACTCaagggactgacgatactaacgattCACGTGACTAGCAACTCACGTGAGTCACAGAACTAACGATACTAATGattcacgtgactaaagactcacGGTAGTGACGATACTAACGAATCACGTCACTAACGACTCACGGTagtgacgatactaacgactcatgtggctaacgactcacgtgactcacaggactaacgataCTAACAATTCAc containing:
- the LOC141760650 gene encoding uncharacterized protein LOC141760650, whose protein sequence is MEYHSGGSLPLLGRPRYCPGANANGGYLCETGHCCGETGCCTYYYELWWFWLLWTVLILFSCCCAYRHRRAKLRVQQQQRQREISLLAYHGANSYPSSMLDLSFLASLKLPSYEEVAAQPSTPPPPYSSVFTTPRYPQPPRTADPHLLTQHDPLLHRPLSDGPSSLSSDNSSSCSCDSCCPSSPCSSSLSAPVTYETDTSHATTPSEAAPLPLDVTMEIITAAATSLEVNETRFGSERMVATVAIDIIDEDAAGAQEPVATDSLVPNQTVTVAVVTGASSPLPLPSPGSEVALPVVTTSPIKQRLDLAACSPIVSTGSPITPPSPSVVDPTLPSIQVISIEGPAEDPKTTPAPNITSMSGTSTPTASTSDSPTANRTLQTLDLTRTFDNANVPSSPTSVPSPDLGRALAMIIGSASLPIPDPNPSHVPILALSSLTQAPAPVPSNLTQGPTPVSSNLTQAPAPVPSNLTQAPTLVPSNLTQAPTLVPSNVTQAPAPVPSNLTQAPTLVHSKVTQAPAPVPSNLTQAPAPVPSNLTQAPTLVPSNLTQAPALVPLNVTQAPAPVPSNLTQAPALLPSNLTQAPTPVPSNLTQAPAPVPSNLTQAPAPLPSNLTRTPTTVPSNLTQAPAPVPSNLTRAPGPTASNLTQAPPPIPSNLTQTPTPVPSNLTQVPEPIPSNLSPFPDPILKNHTKAPDPVPSSLTLVPILQPKITIAPDCETNPIVNPAHSNLTLATDVPSLAHCQIPELSPGTGPVLVPPSPTSGLPQHPGSVAVLVSCLYPAAVPADSGPSLVLSQKQDLIGPLPSNVQAGFSSASGSCSSVGSRSGSLSTPVPVLTFITSPSSSCPAITIESESSIASQSPPAALSPSSPSSLPSSPPSLPTPPALSSTSLPAPALLLDPLTALHQSNKGGTSSGHASSLSPSPRATQSPPKQTLFSPCVDVFEPGPPSWEDGEEDQEEEDHDDDEDEDMGADESQYRHRRLTGDSGIEVCRCRVEEEEEEDEEEEEGERKEDGRRGGGGGERDKKGGGNTDLHDSVDCPARGQIATGEGLTLCNSTSATTPTSDDGGKVVIVMETV